The Planctomycetaceae bacterium genome has a segment encoding these proteins:
- a CDS encoding alpha/beta hydrolase-fold protein — protein sequence MVVFRFVISFILAVDLSLSAYCRAGEIRTHTLRSTNQARETSVRVLLPDQLEESVSYPVVYVLPVEAGTTTRWGDPVQQVLRNDLHNKHGAVCVFPSFADLPWYADHSTNPQLKQEAYLLEDVLPFVESSYPVITMRKGRLLVGFSKSGWGAWSLLLRHPDTFERAAAFDAPLMMDRSGRYGSGPIFGNEENFRAYHVADLLRQRQRTFQSEAPRLMFSGTGNFAGEHQRMKELLDDISFPHVQIPGPPREHSWGSGWLPEAFEWLLPVSSQPVSGKPASDEHPASGH from the coding sequence ATGGTTGTTTTCCGTTTCGTAATCTCATTCATTCTCGCGGTCGATTTGTCCCTCTCGGCCTATTGCCGCGCGGGAGAAATACGAACTCACACGTTGCGTTCTACGAATCAGGCTCGGGAAACCAGTGTTCGTGTATTGCTGCCGGATCAGTTGGAGGAATCTGTATCTTATCCTGTTGTGTATGTTCTTCCGGTGGAAGCAGGAACGACCACCCGATGGGGCGATCCCGTTCAGCAGGTACTTCGGAATGATCTGCACAACAAGCATGGTGCCGTGTGCGTGTTTCCTTCGTTTGCTGATTTGCCATGGTACGCAGATCACTCAACGAATCCGCAATTGAAGCAGGAAGCCTACCTGCTGGAAGACGTACTGCCATTCGTTGAGTCCAGCTATCCAGTTATCACCATGCGGAAGGGGCGATTGCTGGTTGGATTCAGTAAGTCGGGGTGGGGCGCGTGGAGCCTGCTGCTGCGTCACCCCGATACATTTGAAAGGGCCGCCGCTTTCGACGCTCCGCTGATGATGGACAGATCGGGTCGTTATGGATCAGGACCGATATTTGGAAACGAAGAGAACTTTCGAGCGTACCATGTTGCGGATCTGCTTCGGCAAAGGCAACGTACCTTTCAATCTGAGGCCCCTCGACTGATGTTTTCAGGCACAGGAAACTTTGCCGGCGAACATCAGCGCATGAAAGAACTGCTTGACGACATCTCTTTTCCGCATGTGCAGATCCCCGGCCCGCCGCGCGAGCATTCCTGGGGCAGCGGATGGCTACCGGAAGCATTTGAATGGTTGCTGCCCGTGTCATCCCAGCCCGTGTCAGGTAAACCGGCGTCCGATGAGCATCCTGCGTCTGGTCACTGA
- a CDS encoding SRPBCC family protein, translating into MPAYSIVRSIEIEADTSRVFEVVADFGTWTVWSPWLIAEPDASVTVSSDGKSVGSVYSWVGELTGQGEVEHKELVPYSRIEDEIRFLKPFKSQARVGFLLEPTATGTMLSWYMEGSMPWFMFWMIPMMKTFISMDYSRGLKMLKDWIETGSIPSKVIQHGVQQTEPLRMAGVSSTCEVETVGPSMEAAFEKARELFRSHGLPMNGPAISVYTKFRMSKGVFEYISGFVIPADADVPASSGLKEWSIGSAESFRVEHIGSYRHLGNAWSVANQVTRYRKLKQQRCGTYEIYRTTPPESPESELKTDIYLPLR; encoded by the coding sequence ATGCCAGCCTACAGCATTGTTCGATCCATCGAGATAGAGGCTGATACCAGCCGAGTCTTTGAAGTCGTCGCGGACTTCGGGACATGGACAGTCTGGTCGCCCTGGCTGATCGCGGAACCCGACGCCAGCGTGACCGTATCGTCCGACGGAAAATCCGTAGGTTCTGTGTATTCCTGGGTTGGTGAATTGACGGGCCAGGGCGAAGTGGAACACAAGGAACTGGTCCCGTATTCGCGGATCGAAGATGAAATTCGGTTCCTCAAGCCATTCAAGTCTCAGGCCAGGGTCGGGTTTCTGCTGGAGCCAACAGCGACCGGAACAATGCTCAGCTGGTACATGGAAGGGAGCATGCCATGGTTTATGTTCTGGATGATTCCAATGATGAAAACGTTCATCAGTATGGATTATTCGCGCGGGCTGAAGATGCTTAAAGACTGGATTGAAACGGGATCAATTCCTTCAAAAGTCATTCAGCATGGTGTGCAGCAAACAGAACCGCTTCGCATGGCTGGAGTCTCCAGCACGTGCGAGGTCGAAACTGTTGGCCCTTCGATGGAGGCTGCCTTTGAGAAGGCTCGCGAATTATTTCGTTCTCACGGTTTGCCGATGAACGGTCCGGCGATCTCGGTCTACACAAAATTTCGAATGTCGAAAGGAGTGTTCGAATACATCAGTGGCTTTGTCATTCCGGCCGACGCTGATGTTCCCGCATCATCCGGACTGAAAGAATGGTCCATTGGCTCAGCAGAATCATTCAGGGTCGAACACATCGGCAGCTACCGACACCTTGGAAATGCGTGGAGCGTTGCGAATCAGGTCACGCGGTACCGCAAGTTGAAACAGCAACGCTGTGGAACCTATGAAATCTATCGCACGACGCCTCCGGAATCTCCCGAGTCAGAACTAAAGACGGACATCTACCTGCCTCTCAGATAA
- a CDS encoding alpha/beta hydrolase → MQSRMLIASILALSVNAAVHGEEQLVYKTVGDQKLNLYVDKPQDWNAADRRPAVVFYFGGGWVGGSPAQFEKQSQYLATRGLVGIRVRYRTIDRSKPGLPEICCADAKSAMRYVRKHAAQLGIDPGRIAAAGGSAGGHLASFTAMVPGLDDPADDTSVSCRPDALVLFNPVFNNGPGEWGHNRVGDRYKEFSPAHNIAGTAPPTIVFLGDMDKLISVDVLNRFRDDMKAAGVRCDTRVYEGAGHGFFNNDPYFTETLIETDKFLNSLGWITGPPTISPVPEPATTSKTDPQAKSARKKKSDRQKKSE, encoded by the coding sequence ATGCAATCACGTATGTTGATTGCCAGCATTCTAGCTTTAAGCGTGAATGCCGCAGTCCACGGGGAAGAACAGCTGGTCTACAAGACGGTGGGTGACCAAAAGCTGAATCTTTACGTCGACAAACCGCAGGACTGGAATGCCGCCGACAGGCGTCCGGCTGTCGTGTTTTATTTTGGTGGTGGCTGGGTTGGTGGAAGTCCGGCACAGTTCGAAAAGCAGAGTCAATACCTGGCGACGCGTGGTCTGGTTGGGATTCGGGTGCGTTACCGCACCATCGACAGGTCCAAACCCGGGCTGCCGGAAATCTGCTGTGCTGACGCGAAGTCTGCGATGCGTTATGTGAGAAAGCATGCGGCCCAACTGGGTATTGATCCCGGTCGAATTGCCGCAGCAGGAGGTTCGGCCGGTGGTCATCTTGCATCGTTCACCGCAATGGTTCCCGGATTGGACGATCCAGCCGACGACACAAGTGTCTCCTGCCGTCCGGACGCGTTAGTGCTGTTCAACCCGGTCTTTAACAACGGCCCTGGTGAATGGGGGCACAATCGGGTGGGTGATCGGTACAAAGAGTTTTCTCCCGCTCACAATATCGCCGGCACTGCCCCGCCAACAATCGTCTTCCTTGGCGATATGGATAAGCTGATTTCCGTCGACGTGCTGAACCGATTCAGAGACGATATGAAGGCCGCCGGTGTTCGCTGCGATACACGCGTGTACGAAGGTGCGGGACACGGATTCTTCAACAATGATCCTTACTTCACGGAAACACTGATCGAAACGGACAAGTTTCTGAACTCTCTCGGCTGGATCACTGGTCCTCCAACGATTTCTCCGGTGCCGGAACCTGCTACGACGTCGAAGACTGATCCACAAGCGAAATCTGCTCGGAAGAAAAAATCGGACAGGCAGAAGAAATCCGAATAG
- a CDS encoding DUF1501 domain-containing protein — protein MIHSPDNRATSSTAQSRRDWLTALAALASAGRSRTLAAEAGQPQVKPPGFGRAKSVIVVFASGGQSQIDMWDPKPNAPVEVRGAFRTIRTAVPGIHFCEHMPQIAKIANKICVLRTMSHEDRDHGSAFYLSMTGRYHRRKSSNPLPAPDDLPCHGAVLQRVRPSQEFPQTAIHLNGPAEVPLVVGPGQFGGYLGKGFDPLTLGDVTLGSMPIPSLIRRPDLGASRMQQRENLLRSLEDRMESLRQNPVGQEKVTLYHQAFDMLSRPDIGDAFDLSREPAALRDRYGRNRSGQACLLARRLVQAGVPLVTVIWSHNNRGQDIDPANTDLYGWDTHNDIFEGLKNHLLPRFDHGFSALIEDLDQQGMLDDTLVVCMGEFGRAPLVALEPRFAGASPGRKHWSDVYSVAFAGAGVKRGACVGESDAQGAYPRTEAYGPWDIMATMFSSLGIQPDSLYHDLQNRPVRICDGQVIAPLFG, from the coding sequence ATGATTCATTCGCCAGACAACCGTGCGACATCATCGACAGCGCAATCGCGTCGCGACTGGCTGACCGCACTGGCTGCCCTGGCGTCCGCTGGCCGTAGTCGCACACTGGCGGCGGAAGCAGGTCAGCCACAGGTGAAACCGCCTGGATTTGGCCGCGCAAAATCTGTCATCGTTGTGTTTGCCAGTGGCGGCCAGAGCCAGATTGATATGTGGGACCCAAAGCCCAATGCACCGGTGGAAGTGCGGGGAGCATTCAGAACAATTCGGACAGCGGTTCCCGGGATTCATTTCTGTGAACACATGCCGCAGATTGCCAAAATTGCCAACAAGATCTGCGTCCTGCGCACGATGTCGCATGAAGATCGGGATCATGGATCGGCGTTCTACTTGTCTATGACCGGAAGGTATCACCGCCGAAAATCATCAAATCCGTTGCCAGCCCCCGACGATTTGCCGTGTCATGGCGCCGTGCTGCAACGGGTGCGTCCCAGCCAGGAGTTTCCGCAAACGGCCATTCATTTGAATGGTCCGGCAGAGGTTCCGCTGGTGGTTGGACCGGGTCAGTTTGGGGGATATCTGGGCAAAGGGTTTGATCCGTTGACACTTGGTGATGTGACTTTGGGTTCAATGCCGATTCCATCACTGATTCGTCGCCCGGACCTTGGCGCCAGTCGGATGCAGCAGCGGGAAAATTTGCTTCGATCACTCGAAGATCGAATGGAATCGCTGCGGCAAAACCCCGTCGGCCAGGAGAAGGTCACGCTGTATCATCAGGCGTTCGACATGCTGTCGCGTCCCGACATCGGCGACGCATTCGACCTGTCCCGCGAACCGGCGGCGCTGCGAGATCGCTACGGCCGCAATCGTTCTGGTCAGGCTTGTCTGCTGGCAAGGAGACTGGTGCAGGCAGGCGTCCCTCTGGTGACTGTTATCTGGAGCCACAACAATCGTGGACAGGACATCGATCCCGCGAATACCGACCTTTACGGATGGGATACCCACAATGACATCTTCGAAGGATTGAAGAATCATCTACTGCCACGTTTCGACCATGGCTTTTCTGCTTTGATCGAAGACCTGGACCAGCAGGGTATGCTGGACGACACGCTTGTCGTCTGCATGGGCGAATTCGGACGCGCTCCGCTGGTGGCACTGGAGCCACGCTTTGCTGGCGCTTCCCCGGGTCGGAAGCACTGGAGCGATGTGTACTCGGTGGCGTTTGCCGGTGCCGGGGTCAAACGAGGAGCCTGTGTTGGTGAATCGGACGCCCAGGGAGCCTATCCCCGAACCGAAGCCTATGGTCCATGGGATATCATGGCCACGATGTTTTCGTCGCTCGGTATCCAGCCGGATTCACTGTACCACGATCTTCAGAACCGCCCGGTTCGAATCTGTGATGGTCAAGTCATTGCACCTCTCTTCGGCTGA
- a CDS encoding DUF1801 domain-containing protein, producing the protein MQSDIETYNASQTNEEERSICQILATTISDNLPEAESRIWHRHPVWFLDGNPIVGYSKQKGGIRLMFWSGASFEEEKLQPGTGKFKDASILFSLAKDMRLTDLKRWLKKSKSIQWDYKNVAKRKGQLVRLQ; encoded by the coding sequence ATGCAATCCGATATCGAAACTTACAACGCGTCGCAAACAAACGAAGAAGAACGTTCAATCTGCCAGATCCTTGCGACTACGATTTCAGACAACCTTCCTGAAGCGGAAAGCAGGATCTGGCATCGGCATCCTGTTTGGTTTCTCGACGGGAATCCAATCGTCGGCTACAGCAAACAGAAAGGAGGCATCCGACTGATGTTCTGGAGTGGAGCAAGCTTTGAGGAAGAGAAACTTCAGCCCGGAACCGGTAAATTCAAGGATGCTTCGATCCTCTTCAGTCTCGCGAAAGATATGAGGCTGACGGACCTCAAACGCTGGCTGAAGAAATCGAAATCAATACAGTGGGACTACAAGAATGTTGCCAAGCGGAAAGGGCAATTGGTTCGATTGCAATAA
- a CDS encoding ATPase domain-containing protein — translation MAKKKASASKPASPSVDPNSAMNPAAMNPMMGMMPQMGQGQMNPMMQMAQMMQMMMSGGAATGMMDPSAIPFSTGQAVDDGDAGLNEDFVRPALLDDLIKHQEAVPLGCVLDQLCLTEDGSKVLGGVPKGCTIAFAGPPGKGKTRSTLAGLARVAMSGEKVAFVVAEEGFHDPDGNGRDDLCSRFVKIGMSVTGLNEKDFRKKVLENVFVLESQYHRGHTWDDFVGKYRFLVEKEEISFVVIDSLNMLDPSRNRTADNLSALKTYNHEQGVTCICIGQIRDTGAPVGGESLVHTADVVFLIEEMSLGSKEIAELWGGSYRDRIDVIRAVKSVTTPTFPHAVRLDREEETGVLRIHDSQPEIYAVPSA, via the coding sequence ATGGCCAAGAAGAAAGCCTCCGCATCGAAGCCCGCTTCTCCCTCTGTCGACCCGAATTCAGCCATGAATCCGGCAGCCATGAATCCCATGATGGGAATGATGCCGCAGATGGGACAGGGACAGATGAATCCCATGATGCAGATGGCGCAGATGATGCAAATGATGATGTCGGGGGGCGCGGCCACCGGGATGATGGATCCCTCAGCAATCCCTTTCAGTACTGGTCAGGCGGTGGATGATGGCGATGCCGGCCTGAATGAGGATTTTGTACGGCCCGCACTGCTGGATGATCTGATCAAGCATCAGGAGGCCGTTCCGTTGGGATGTGTGCTCGATCAATTGTGCCTGACTGAAGACGGTTCCAAAGTTCTGGGGGGCGTTCCCAAAGGCTGCACCATCGCCTTCGCGGGACCTCCGGGAAAAGGCAAGACCCGCAGCACACTGGCCGGGCTCGCACGAGTGGCCATGAGTGGAGAAAAGGTCGCGTTTGTCGTGGCCGAGGAAGGTTTCCATGACCCGGATGGAAACGGTCGCGATGATCTGTGTTCCCGCTTCGTAAAGATCGGAATGTCGGTCACAGGACTCAACGAAAAGGACTTTCGGAAGAAGGTGCTGGAAAACGTGTTCGTCCTGGAAAGCCAGTACCATCGTGGCCACACATGGGACGATTTCGTCGGCAAGTACCGGTTTCTGGTTGAAAAGGAAGAGATCAGTTTTGTTGTCATCGACTCGCTGAACATGCTGGATCCGAGCCGAAACAGAACGGCCGACAATCTGTCAGCACTGAAAACCTACAATCACGAACAGGGTGTGACCTGCATTTGCATCGGTCAGATTCGGGATACCGGCGCTCCGGTCGGCGGCGAATCCCTTGTGCATACCGCAGATGTCGTGTTTCTGATCGAAGAAATGTCGCTGGGTTCAAAGGAAATTGCGGAACTGTGGGGCGGCAGCTATCGCGATCGTATTGACGTCATCCGGGCTGTGAAGAGTGTCACAACTCCGACCTTCCCCCACGCCGTCCGCCTGGATCGCGAAGAAGAAACCGGGGTCCTGCGAATTCATGATTCACAGCCCGAAATCTACGCCGTCCCGAGCGCTTAG
- a CDS encoding cation:proton antiporter, with amino-acid sequence MSSRFLTTPRKRAISWRAVAFFGFLSLAAWVHHNVDSAPVARADEASGPAASDPSAEAQHSDSDSHKQSDVHSQPAGDHNEHGDADHGEGEHGEGSHGEEHSGGHKDPVAEILLGITVILLAAKVTGDLFERIHMPAVLGELTIGILLGNWHLLTGSEYFDFLKADITDASALTGNVLDMLSRIGVVLLLFEVGLESRVKDMMSVGVSSLLVALLGVVAPMVLGFGVGYLLLSESSAEWQVPAFLGATLCATSVGITARVIKDMGRNQDRESKIILGAAVIDDVLGLVVLAIVSGVIQKGADFEVMSLFKIVGLSFMFLAVSLGLGVIQLPRTLFRWASYLHGHGMLVVTALVICFSFSYAANMVGLAPIIGAFAAGLILEGTHYQDVGDKWRHHHLEEALSPLSALMVPIFFVVMGMSVNLSAFGDSSVWLLATGLTVVAILGKLACYCGVTEKGLNRLAVGLGMIPRAEVGLIFAAEGKRLFTATGERVINDSTFSAIVVMVMITTMVTPPLLKWAMSKSAPPAST; translated from the coding sequence TTGTCATCCAGGTTTCTTACAACGCCGCGCAAACGCGCGATTTCATGGCGTGCTGTGGCGTTCTTCGGATTTCTCTCACTGGCCGCCTGGGTACATCACAACGTCGATTCAGCGCCGGTGGCCCGCGCTGATGAGGCTTCCGGGCCTGCAGCCAGCGATCCATCGGCCGAAGCTCAGCATTCGGATTCCGACTCCCACAAACAGTCTGACGTGCATTCACAACCCGCCGGTGACCACAACGAACACGGTGATGCGGATCACGGAGAAGGTGAACACGGTGAAGGCTCACACGGTGAGGAGCATTCCGGAGGTCACAAGGATCCGGTTGCCGAAATTCTACTGGGGATCACTGTCATTCTTTTGGCAGCAAAAGTCACAGGAGACCTTTTCGAACGCATTCACATGCCAGCGGTGTTGGGGGAACTGACCATCGGAATTCTGCTTGGCAACTGGCATCTGTTGACCGGCAGCGAATACTTCGACTTTCTGAAAGCTGACATCACCGATGCCTCGGCACTGACCGGCAATGTTCTGGATATGCTGTCGCGAATCGGAGTCGTGCTGCTTCTGTTCGAAGTGGGGCTCGAATCTCGGGTGAAGGACATGATGTCCGTTGGCGTTTCATCGTTGCTGGTGGCACTTCTTGGGGTCGTCGCGCCCATGGTTCTGGGCTTCGGTGTGGGCTATTTGCTGTTGAGCGAATCGTCGGCCGAATGGCAGGTTCCCGCTTTTCTGGGAGCGACACTTTGTGCGACAAGTGTCGGGATCACCGCTCGTGTCATCAAAGATATGGGACGCAATCAGGATCGCGAATCAAAAATCATTCTGGGTGCCGCCGTTATCGACGACGTGCTGGGGCTGGTTGTTCTGGCGATTGTGTCGGGCGTCATTCAAAAGGGTGCCGACTTTGAAGTGATGAGCCTGTTCAAGATCGTTGGGCTGTCCTTCATGTTTCTTGCTGTGTCTCTCGGTCTCGGCGTGATTCAGTTGCCTCGGACATTGTTTCGCTGGGCAAGCTACCTGCATGGCCATGGCATGCTGGTTGTGACCGCTCTGGTTATTTGCTTCAGCTTTTCGTACGCGGCCAATATGGTCGGTCTGGCGCCGATTATCGGCGCGTTTGCTGCCGGTCTGATTCTTGAAGGAACACACTACCAGGATGTCGGCGATAAATGGCGCCACCATCATCTGGAAGAAGCGCTGTCGCCGCTGTCGGCATTGATGGTGCCGATCTTTTTCGTCGTGATGGGCATGTCAGTAAATCTTAGCGCTTTTGGTGATTCATCCGTTTGGCTTCTCGCCACCGGACTCACCGTCGTGGCAATTCTCGGTAAACTTGCCTGCTACTGTGGCGTCACGGAGAAGGGTCTGAATCGTCTGGCCGTCGGGCTGGGCATGATCCCACGCGCAGAAGTGGGGCTGATCTTCGCCGCGGAAGGAAAGCGATTGTTCACCGCGACCGGAGAGCGGGTCATCAATGACAGCACGTTTTCTGCCATTGTTGTGATGGTCATGATCACGACGATGGTGACCCCACCGCTACTGAAATGGGCGATGTCCAAATCCGCGCCGCCAGCATCCACCTAA
- a CDS encoding glutamate-cysteine ligase family protein encodes MMSPEPRRLNLFEAFGVELEYMIVDAASLDVRPITDQLIRAECGRIESEIDLGQISWSNELALHVVELKTTAPESGLRGLAGLFHQHVQRINQHLSLIEPAAKLMPSAMHPWMNPDAEMKLWPHEYNEVYETYNRIFDCRGHGWANLQSVHLNLPFNGDEQFGRLHAAIRLLLPILPAIAASSPAMDNKLTGTLDNRLNVYQGNSARVPSLAGRIIPEPVFTEEDYRAQIFQRMYDDIAPLDPQGVLRDEFLNSRGAIARFGRGSIEIRVIDIQECPAADLAVLQAAVGVLKALCDERWSSSAQQRSIPVEPLYQILALAIQDADQARITNTEYLSLLGYPHNSATMQQIWQHLIQQTSPDLEADCSRALETILSKGPLARRILNAIPSADGSLSQRTNVRSAGSLWEQLCLCLQSGQPFDPPQLKSA; translated from the coding sequence ATGATGTCGCCTGAACCACGCCGCCTGAATCTGTTCGAAGCATTTGGTGTCGAACTGGAATATATGATCGTGGACGCTGCGTCGCTGGACGTTCGCCCGATCACAGATCAACTCATCCGGGCAGAATGCGGTCGGATCGAATCCGAAATCGATCTCGGTCAGATCTCATGGTCCAACGAACTCGCATTGCACGTTGTCGAACTGAAAACAACCGCCCCGGAATCCGGTCTTCGCGGACTGGCAGGCTTATTCCATCAACATGTGCAGCGCATCAACCAGCACCTGTCGTTGATCGAACCAGCGGCGAAGCTGATGCCATCGGCCATGCATCCATGGATGAATCCGGATGCGGAAATGAAACTCTGGCCTCACGAATACAACGAAGTGTACGAAACCTACAACCGCATCTTCGATTGCCGTGGCCACGGTTGGGCAAATCTTCAAAGCGTGCACCTGAATCTGCCATTCAATGGCGATGAACAATTCGGACGTCTTCACGCTGCCATTCGACTGTTGCTGCCGATTTTGCCTGCCATTGCCGCCAGCTCTCCTGCAATGGACAATAAGCTGACCGGAACACTGGACAACCGCCTGAATGTGTACCAGGGGAATTCTGCCAGAGTTCCCTCGCTGGCCGGTCGAATCATTCCGGAACCCGTCTTCACTGAAGAAGACTATCGGGCACAAATCTTTCAGCGAATGTACGATGATATTGCTCCGCTGGATCCACAGGGTGTTCTGCGGGATGAATTTCTGAACTCTCGAGGCGCTATCGCAAGATTCGGTCGCGGGTCGATTGAAATTCGAGTGATCGATATTCAGGAATGTCCCGCCGCAGACCTCGCCGTTCTGCAGGCCGCTGTCGGCGTGTTGAAGGCCCTGTGTGACGAACGCTGGAGCAGCTCAGCGCAGCAGAGGTCCATTCCGGTTGAGCCACTGTACCAAATCCTGGCACTCGCAATTCAGGATGCCGATCAGGCACGGATCACGAACACCGAATATCTGAGCCTTTTGGGATACCCGCACAATTCCGCCACAATGCAGCAGATCTGGCAGCACCTGATACAACAGACATCCCCCGATCTGGAGGCGGACTGCTCCAGGGCTCTCGAGACAATCCTGTCGAAGGGCCCGCTTGCCAGACGAATTCTGAACGCCATCCCGTCTGCCGACGGGAGTCTGTCACAAAGAACAAATGTGCGAAGTGCCGGTTCGCTCTGGGAACAACTGTGCCTTTGCCTGCAATCAGGCCAGCCCTTCGACCCGCCTCAACTGAAATCCGCCTGA